A genomic stretch from Pontivivens ytuae includes:
- a CDS encoding FAD-dependent oxidoreductase, translating to MSDVVTITREGNVAIVTVDNPPVNAVGQAVRQGLWDAVPELDGDDGVEAVILACAGRTFIAGADIREFDGGAMEPWLPDLVERIHAAKKPWIAALFGTVLGGGLETALGCHYRIAHPATKIGLPEVSLGILPGAGGTQRTPRITGAAAAVKLVTTGAPIGAQEAEKIGLVDRLAEDLAAEALAFARDVAGRDVPRLDPAPAQTDLTPADWDELRTEVEKKARGQISPVRAFDAVRAAFELPLDEGMKLERATFLELKETDQSKALRHAFFAERAVAKPAALKGATPRDLDKIAVIGGGLMGSGIATAALNAGYDVAIVEQSADAATAAQDRVAGNLASAVKRGKLSEAVRDATLARLTTAADFGPVSDADLVIEAVFEETEVKRSVFDRLAAAAPRDAILATNTSYIDPTKFTAQVPNPERIMGLHFFSPAHIMRLVEVVKTPATHPDVLATGFAMAKKMRKVAVLSGICDGFIGNRILGAYGRMAGYLLEDGASAQQIDGAMKAFGMPMGPFEMFDMAGLQIGYANRKREAATRPADQRYSRIPDLIVEQGWTGQKTRQGYYRYEEGSRAALPSPETDALIATERAHLGMTPRSFTDEEIVATLHAVQVNEACKILAEKIAERPLDIDVVKMMGYGYPRWRGGPMQEADARGTDRVLATMQGIAAADPGSWQVSPLLSDLGSAARPFAGLNG from the coding sequence ATGTCCGACGTCGTCACCATCACCCGCGAGGGCAATGTCGCCATCGTCACCGTCGACAATCCGCCGGTGAACGCTGTCGGGCAGGCGGTGCGGCAGGGCCTGTGGGACGCGGTGCCGGAGCTCGACGGGGATGACGGCGTCGAGGCGGTCATCCTCGCCTGCGCCGGCCGCACCTTCATCGCGGGTGCCGACATCCGCGAGTTCGACGGCGGCGCGATGGAGCCCTGGCTGCCCGATCTCGTCGAGCGTATCCATGCCGCGAAGAAACCCTGGATCGCGGCCCTCTTCGGCACCGTGCTCGGCGGCGGGCTGGAGACGGCGCTGGGCTGCCACTACCGCATCGCGCATCCCGCGACCAAGATCGGCCTGCCCGAGGTCTCCCTCGGCATCCTGCCCGGCGCGGGCGGCACGCAGCGCACGCCGCGGATCACCGGGGCGGCGGCCGCCGTAAAGCTCGTGACGACCGGCGCGCCGATTGGGGCGCAGGAGGCGGAGAAGATCGGCCTCGTCGATCGCCTCGCCGAAGACCTCGCCGCCGAGGCGCTGGCCTTCGCCCGTGACGTGGCGGGCCGCGATGTGCCCCGCCTCGATCCGGCCCCCGCCCAGACCGATCTCACGCCTGCCGACTGGGACGAGCTGCGCACTGAAGTGGAGAAGAAGGCCCGCGGCCAGATCTCACCCGTCCGCGCCTTCGACGCCGTGCGCGCCGCCTTCGAGCTGCCGCTGGACGAGGGCATGAAATTGGAACGCGCTACCTTCCTCGAGCTCAAGGAGACCGATCAGTCGAAGGCCCTCCGCCACGCCTTCTTCGCCGAGCGCGCGGTGGCGAAGCCCGCCGCACTGAAGGGCGCCACGCCGCGCGACCTCGACAAGATCGCGGTCATCGGCGGCGGCCTCATGGGCTCCGGCATCGCCACGGCCGCGCTCAACGCAGGCTACGACGTCGCCATCGTGGAGCAGAGCGCCGATGCCGCCACCGCCGCCCAAGACCGGGTGGCGGGCAACCTCGCCTCCGCCGTCAAGCGCGGCAAGCTCAGCGAGGCGGTGCGCGATGCGACCCTCGCGCGCCTCACCACCGCCGCGGATTTCGGCCCCGTCTCCGACGCCGACCTCGTGATCGAAGCGGTGTTCGAGGAGACGGAGGTGAAGCGCAGCGTCTTCGACCGCCTTGCCGCCGCCGCCCCGCGCGATGCGATCCTCGCCACCAACACCTCCTATATCGACCCCACGAAGTTCACCGCGCAAGTCCCGAACCCCGAGCGGATCATGGGCCTCCACTTCTTCTCCCCCGCGCACATCATGCGGCTGGTCGAGGTGGTGAAGACGCCCGCGACCCATCCGGACGTGCTCGCCACCGGCTTTGCCATGGCCAAGAAGATGCGCAAGGTCGCCGTCCTCTCCGGCATCTGCGACGGCTTCATCGGGAACCGCATCCTCGGCGCCTATGGCCGGATGGCGGGCTACCTCCTGGAGGATGGCGCCTCCGCCCAGCAGATCGACGGCGCGATGAAGGCGTTCGGCATGCCCATGGGCCCGTTCGAGATGTTCGATATGGCGGGCCTCCAGATCGGCTATGCCAACCGCAAGCGGGAGGCCGCGACCCGGCCCGCCGACCAGCGCTACTCCCGCATCCCCGATCTGATCGTGGAGCAGGGCTGGACCGGACAGAAGACCCGCCAGGGCTATTACCGCTACGAGGAGGGGAGCCGCGCGGCCCTCCCATCCCCCGAAACCGACGCCCTGATCGCCACGGAGCGCGCGCATCTCGGCATGACCCCCCGCAGCTTCACGGATGAGGAGATCGTCGCGACCCTCCACGCCGTGCAGGTCAACGAGGCCTGCAAGATCCTGGCGGAGAAGATCGCGGAGCGTCCGCTCGACATCGATGTGGTCAAGATGATGGGCTACGGCTATCCGCGCTGGCGCGGCGGCCCGATGCAGGAGGCCGACGCCCGCGGCACCGACCGGGTCCTCGCCACCATGCAAGGCATAGCGGCGGCCGATCCCGGAAGCTGGCAGGTGTCCCCGCTCCTGTCAGATCTGGGATCGGCCGCACGCCCCTTTGCCGGCCTGAACGGCTAG
- a CDS encoding LuxR family transcriptional regulator, with the protein MIERIADLWQITLDFLHSCGIARVSYHHFEANEALDVTISADGFPDDWVCHYIEDELYKVDPIPAFTRRVARPFMWTDTPQLAELTEQQEGYLKELSNWGIGNGLAMRVYGPGMRDGYVGLGFASDAPIPTAEQVVELQMACQLSHQRFCEITEQRRLEPFDLSPREREVLTWVARGKSNSVISQILNISRHTVDTHLRHVFSKLDVTDRTSAAIIGVGSSLIQREARLIT; encoded by the coding sequence ATGATCGAACGGATCGCGGACCTCTGGCAGATCACTCTCGATTTCCTGCATAGCTGCGGCATCGCACGCGTCAGCTATCACCATTTCGAGGCGAACGAGGCGCTGGACGTTACGATCAGCGCCGATGGCTTTCCTGATGACTGGGTCTGTCACTACATCGAGGACGAGCTCTACAAGGTCGATCCGATCCCGGCCTTCACCCGGCGCGTGGCACGCCCCTTCATGTGGACGGACACGCCGCAGCTCGCCGAGCTGACCGAGCAGCAGGAGGGCTACCTCAAGGAGCTCAGCAACTGGGGCATCGGCAACGGGCTCGCCATGCGGGTCTACGGCCCGGGGATGCGCGACGGGTATGTGGGCCTCGGCTTCGCCTCCGACGCGCCGATCCCGACGGCGGAGCAGGTGGTGGAGCTGCAGATGGCCTGCCAGCTCTCCCACCAGCGATTCTGCGAAATCACCGAACAGAGGCGACTCGAACCCTTCGATCTGTCGCCGAGAGAGCGTGAAGTGCTGACCTGGGTGGCGCGCGGCAAGAGCAATTCGGTGATCTCACAGATCCTGAACATCTCCAGACACACGGTCGACACGCATTTACGTCACGTCTTTAGTAAACTTGATGTAACTGACCGTACGTCAGCGGCCATTATTGGGGTTGGCAGCAGCCTTATACAGCGAGAAGCGCGACTCATCACGTAA
- a CDS encoding HU family DNA-binding protein, with amino-acid sequence MAQKPMTKTQLVAALAEQTGSDKKSATEFLDALSDVVTKEVAAGGAVTIPNIGKVFCRDRPERMVRNPATGEQMKKEADRAVKVTIAKALKDQVNA; translated from the coding sequence ATGGCACAAAAACCGATGACGAAGACGCAGCTCGTGGCTGCCCTCGCCGAGCAGACCGGCAGCGACAAGAAGTCGGCTACCGAGTTCCTGGACGCCCTGTCCGACGTCGTGACCAAGGAAGTCGCCGCGGGCGGCGCTGTGACGATCCCGAACATCGGCAAGGTGTTCTGCCGCGACCGGCCCGAGCGCATGGTCCGCAACCCCGCCACGGGCGAGCAGATGAAGAAGGAAGCCGATCGCGCCGTGAAGGTCACGATCGCCAAGGCATTGAAGGATCAGGTGAACGCCTGA
- a CDS encoding AMP nucleosidase, with protein MRVPDAPAELPVLTPAPRGAKICSDAGEAVEHIMALYDEATTFLRERFKAIMGGAEPEGRYRAYYPRLEMTTTSFAWVDSRLSFGHVSEPGTYAATLTRPDLFRHYLIQQIGLLMRNHNVPVQVSVSETPIPLHFALPEGAHVEGSIEDRLGRPLRDHFDVPDLETTNDDIVNGTAGKDEFGHRALAAFTAQRVDYSLARLAHYTATSPKHFQNHVLFTNYQFYMDEFVTWAQGQLKEDNDYVAFIEPGGRMTTREGTTGELVKKLPQMPTYHLTRADGNGITMVNIGVGPSNAKTITDHIAVLRPHAWLMLGHCAGLRHSQSLGDYVLAHAYVREDHVLDDDLPVWVPIPALAEIQVALEQAVEKVTGLGGYELKRIMRTGTVVTIDNRNWELRDQSGPVQRLSQSRAIALDMESATIAANGFRFRVPYGTLLCVSDKPLHGELKLPGMATEFYKRQVAQHLEIGINAMEALREMPLERLHSRKLRSFDETAFL; from the coding sequence ATGCGCGTACCCGACGCCCCTGCCGAGCTTCCCGTCCTGACCCCTGCGCCGCGCGGCGCCAAGATCTGTTCCGATGCAGGCGAGGCGGTGGAGCACATCATGGCGCTCTACGACGAGGCGACGACCTTCCTGCGCGAGCGGTTCAAGGCGATCATGGGCGGGGCGGAGCCCGAGGGGCGTTACCGCGCCTACTACCCGCGGCTGGAGATGACGACGACCTCGTTCGCATGGGTCGACAGCCGGTTGAGCTTCGGCCATGTCTCAGAGCCCGGCACCTATGCGGCAACGCTGACGCGGCCCGATCTCTTTCGGCATTACCTCATCCAGCAGATCGGCCTCCTGATGAGAAACCACAACGTGCCGGTGCAGGTGAGCGTCAGCGAGACGCCGATCCCGCTGCACTTCGCCCTGCCCGAGGGCGCGCATGTGGAGGGCTCGATCGAGGATCGGCTCGGCCGGCCCCTGCGCGATCATTTCGACGTGCCGGATCTGGAGACCACGAACGATGACATCGTCAACGGAACCGCCGGTAAGGACGAGTTCGGCCACCGGGCGCTCGCGGCCTTCACCGCGCAGCGGGTGGACTACTCGCTGGCGCGCCTCGCCCACTACACGGCGACGAGCCCGAAGCATTTCCAGAACCACGTGCTCTTTACCAACTACCAGTTCTACATGGACGAGTTCGTGACCTGGGCGCAGGGGCAACTGAAGGAGGACAACGACTACGTCGCCTTCATCGAGCCCGGCGGGCGGATGACGACGCGGGAGGGCACGACGGGCGAGCTGGTGAAGAAGCTGCCGCAGATGCCGACCTATCACCTGACGCGGGCCGATGGGAACGGGATCACGATGGTCAATATCGGGGTCGGTCCCTCGAATGCGAAGACCATCACCGACCACATTGCCGTTTTGCGACCGCATGCGTGGCTTATGCTGGGTCACTGCGCGGGTCTTCGCCATTCGCAAAGCCTCGGCGATTACGTGCTCGCCCACGCCTATGTGCGGGAGGACCACGTCCTCGACGACGATCTGCCGGTCTGGGTGCCGATCCCGGCGCTGGCCGAAATCCAGGTGGCACTGGAACAGGCCGTGGAAAAGGTCACGGGGCTGGGGGGTTACGAGCTCAAGCGGATCATGCGCACGGGCACCGTGGTCACGATCGACAATCGCAACTGGGAGTTGCGCGATCAGTCCGGTCCGGTGCAGCGGCTGAGCCAGTCGCGGGCCATCGCGCTCGACATGGAAAGTGCGACGATCGCAGCGAATGGATTCCGCTTTCGTGTCCCATATGGCACACTGCTGTGTGTTTCGGACAAGCCTTTGCACGGAGAACTCAAACTTCCGGGCATGGCGACCGAGTTCTATAAGCGACAAGTCGCTCAACACCTTGAAATCGGTATAAATGCGATGGAGGCACTTCGCGAAATGCCGCTCGAACGGTTACACTCGCGGAAGTTGCGAAGCTTCGATGAAACGGCCTTCCTCTGA
- the ade gene encoding adenine deaminase — protein MFPTWQDVAAELVAVAAGRAPADLVIRKGTWVNVHTRELLENHDLAIKAGRFAYCGPDASHCIGEGTEVIEADGRFMLPGLCDGHMHVESGMLTVSEFARAVIPHGTTSMFIDPHEVANVLGLPGVRLMHDEALAQPVNVFTQMPSCAPSAPGLETTGAELGPAEVEEAMAWPGIIGLGEMMNFPGVIGGSQAMLGEIAATQAAGKTVGGHYASPDLGPAFHAYAAGGPADDHEGTSEADAIARVRQGMRAMMRLGSAWYDVEAQVTAVTEKGLDPRNFILCTDDCHSGTLVNDGHMNRVVRHAIACGLDPVMALQMATINTATHFGLERELGSIAPGRRADVILSSDLRALPIEMVIGRGVVLAEEGRLLAPQVDFRWPDSARATVNMKRDLEASDFDIPAEGERVRARVIGVVENQAPTRALEAELPVADGLVQMDRAGDICQIALVERHRATGGVTNGLVSGFGYDVDCAMASTVAHDSHHMIVVGTSKADMALAANRLREVGGGICVFKDGVEIAMVELPIAGLMSDRPAEDVAAAADQMMAAMRACGCGLNNAYMQHSLLALVVIPELRISDIGLVDVTAFRKTELLVE, from the coding sequence ATGTTCCCCACCTGGCAGGATGTCGCCGCAGAGCTCGTCGCCGTGGCGGCGGGCCGTGCGCCCGCTGACCTGGTGATCCGCAAGGGGACCTGGGTGAACGTGCATACGCGGGAGCTGTTGGAGAACCACGACCTCGCGATCAAGGCCGGGCGCTTCGCCTATTGCGGGCCGGATGCGTCGCACTGCATCGGCGAGGGCACCGAGGTGATCGAGGCGGACGGGCGGTTCATGCTGCCGGGGCTCTGCGACGGGCACATGCATGTGGAGAGCGGGATGCTCACCGTCAGCGAGTTCGCCCGCGCGGTGATCCCGCACGGGACGACCTCGATGTTCATTGATCCGCACGAGGTGGCGAACGTGCTGGGCCTGCCCGGCGTGCGGCTGATGCATGACGAGGCGCTGGCGCAGCCGGTCAACGTGTTCACGCAGATGCCCTCCTGTGCGCCGTCCGCGCCGGGGCTGGAGACGACGGGGGCGGAGCTCGGCCCCGCGGAGGTCGAGGAGGCGATGGCGTGGCCCGGGATCATCGGGCTGGGCGAGATGATGAACTTCCCCGGCGTGATCGGCGGCTCCCAGGCGATGCTGGGCGAGATCGCGGCGACGCAGGCGGCGGGCAAGACGGTGGGCGGGCATTATGCCTCGCCCGACCTCGGGCCGGCCTTTCACGCCTACGCTGCGGGCGGACCGGCGGACGATCACGAGGGCACGTCGGAGGCCGACGCCATCGCGCGGGTGCGGCAGGGCATGCGGGCGATGATGCGCCTCGGCTCCGCCTGGTACGACGTGGAGGCGCAGGTGACGGCGGTGACGGAGAAGGGGCTCGATCCGCGCAATTTCATCCTGTGCACGGACGATTGCCACTCCGGCACGCTGGTCAATGACGGGCACATGAACCGGGTGGTGCGGCATGCGATCGCCTGCGGGCTCGACCCGGTCATGGCGCTGCAGATGGCGACGATCAACACGGCGACGCATTTCGGGCTGGAGCGGGAGTTGGGGAGTATTGCGCCGGGGCGGCGGGCCGACGTGATCCTGAGCTCGGACCTGCGGGCCCTGCCGATCGAGATGGTGATCGGGCGCGGCGTCGTGCTGGCGGAGGAGGGGCGGTTGCTCGCGCCGCAGGTCGACTTCCGCTGGCCCGACAGCGCGCGGGCGACGGTCAACATGAAGCGGGACCTGGAGGCGTCGGATTTCGATATCCCCGCGGAGGGTGAGAGGGTGCGTGCGCGGGTGATCGGCGTCGTGGAGAACCAGGCGCCGACGCGGGCGCTGGAGGCAGAGCTTCCCGTGGCCGATGGGCTGGTGCAGATGGATCGGGCGGGCGACATCTGCCAGATCGCGCTGGTGGAGCGGCACCGGGCGACGGGGGGTGTGACGAACGGGCTCGTGTCAGGCTTCGGCTATGACGTGGACTGCGCCATGGCCTCCACGGTTGCCCATGACAGCCACCACATGATTGTCGTGGGCACCTCGAAGGCGGACATGGCGCTGGCCGCCAATCGGCTGCGGGAGGTTGGCGGCGGGATCTGCGTCTTCAAGGACGGTGTGGAAATCGCGATGGTGGAGCTGCCGATCGCGGGGCTCATGTCAGACCGGCCGGCGGAGGACGTCGCGGCGGCGGCGGATCAGATGATGGCGGCGATGCGGGCCTGCGGGTGCGGGCTGAACAACGCCTACATGCAGCACTCCCTGCTGGCGCTGGTGGTGATCCCGGAGCTGCGGATCTCGGATATCGGGCTGGTGGATGTGACGGCGTTCCGGAAGACGGAGCTGCTGGTGGAGTGA